From Polyodon spathula isolate WHYD16114869_AA chromosome 26, ASM1765450v1, whole genome shotgun sequence, one genomic window encodes:
- the LOC121300794 gene encoding guanine nucleotide-binding protein G(I)/G(S)/G(O) subunit gamma-13-like gives MDEMDLPQMKKEVESLKYQLAFNREKSSKTVPDLVKWIEEGVPNDPFLNPELMKANPWVEKGKCTIL, from the exons ATGGATGAAATGGACCTTCCCCAGATGAAGAAAGAGGTGGAAAGCCTCAAATACCAGCTAGCCTTCAACAGGGAGAAGTCTTCCAAGACCGTACCAGA CCTGGTGAAGTGGATTGAGGAGGGAGTTCCCAATGACCCCTTCCTTAACCCGGAGCTCATGAAGGCCAACCCGTGGGTGGAAAAGGGGAAGTGTACCATTCTTTAA